The Miscanthus floridulus cultivar M001 chromosome 17, ASM1932011v1, whole genome shotgun sequence genome has a window encoding:
- the LOC136516214 gene encoding uncharacterized protein isoform X3: MTASPAYPSRPPPSSVRRRAPCPPRASSVPVASTARRETAPPRSTAANLCRNLVSQGKLTHDSYQENVASELDNLLSRLQQYEMEMEDYHNKLYIWENSREKERRRLLVEEAEDKQRDGVWIDEKRGFLDKLVMRRRRGNIEPGVGKWVSYLNREKKLDTLVGQRPVAPVAPKGLYLYGNVGSGKTMLMDMFYGATEGVIKHRRRFHFHEVDAVSTVFVSCCGSISGHTHICLNSFTQAMLEIRDHMHDVWKRRDDDKSIHSSAFSWISSLPFDSKIKEWLIGEEKYKQQMQQKHILLAVADKFLVDRQANKTGASILCFDEIQTIDVFAVVALSGILSTLLSTGTVLVATSNKAPEDLNQDGMQRDIFLEFLSKLDENCSKILVGTEKDYRRLIPTEGSTEVHYFWPVTSDARSMYEAMWHDITNQSGGNIISVTIPVMFGRSIEIPQSCNGVARFDFEYLCGRPVGAADYIAIARNYHTIFISEIPAMSMKIRDKARRFITLIDELYNHHCRLICLAASSIDDLFQGTEEGPLFYLESFQFETESEGTKLRRDVLAEGNVGLGPSTTGLVAILSGQEEMFAFRRAHLVCVQ, encoded by the exons ATGACCGCGTCTCCCGCCTATCCCTCGCGTCCGCCGCCCTCCTCGGTGCGGCGCCGCGCGCCTTGCCCTCCGCGGGCCTCTTCCGTGCCCGTGGCCTCCACGGCGCGGCGGGAGACGGCGCCTCCTCGGAGCACGGCCGCAAACCTCTGCAG GAATCTAGTAAGCCAAGGGAAGCTCACGCATGATAGTTACCAGGAAAATGTAGCTTCTGAGTTAGACAACTTACTGAGTAGGCTTCAACAGTACGAGATGGAAATGGAGGATTATCAT AACAAGCTGTACATCTGGGAGAATAGCAGGGAGAAAGAGCGGCGAAGGCTTCTTGTCGAAGAAGCTGAAGATAAGCAGCGTGATGGTGTATGGATAGACGAGAAAAGGGGATTTCTTGACAAGTTGGTTATGCG gagaagaagaggaaacaTAGAACCTGGAGTTGGTAAGTGGGTCTCATACCTGAACCGAGAGAAGAAACTAGATACATTGGTAGGCCAGAGACCAGTCGCTCCTGTTGCTCCTAAAGGATTGTATCTCTATGGAAATGTTGGAAGTG GGAAGACAATGTTGATGGACATGTTCTATGGGGCCACTGAAGGTGTCATCAAACACAGGAGGAGGTTTCACTTTCATGAG GTTGATGCTGTCTCGACTGTATTTGTTAGCTGTTGTGGTAGCATATCTGGGCACACGCACATCTGTCTGAACTCATTTACACAG GCCATGCTTGAAATACGCGATCATATGCATGACGTATGGAAGAGACGTGATGATGACAAATCTATTCACTCAAGTGCTTTCAGTTGGATATCAAGCCTTCCCTTTGATTCGAAAATTAAGGAGTGGTTGATTGGCGAAGAGAAGTACAAACAACAGATGCAGCAAAAGCACATCCTTTTGGCAGTTGCTGACAAGTTTTTGGTTGATAGACAGGCAAATAAAACTGGAGCAAGCATTCTATGCTTTGATGAGATACAG ACTATTGATGTTTTTGCAGTTGTAGCACTTTCTGGCATTCTAAGCACATTGTTAAGCACAGGGACAGTACTTGTAGCAACCAGTAATAAAGCACCTGAAGATCTGAATCAG GATGGGATGCAAAGGGACATCTTCCTTGAGTTTTTATCAAAATTGGATGAAAACTGCAGTAAGATTCTTGTGGGTACTGAAAAGGATTATCGCCGCCTAATTCCGACAGAAGGCTCAACTGAG GTTCACTATTTTTGGCCTGTCACTTCTGACGCCCGCAGCATGTACGAGGCTATGTGGCATGACATAACTAACCAATCAGGAGGAAATATTATTTCTGTCACCATTCCTGTAATGTTTGGGAG GTCTATTGAGATTCCACAAAGCTGTAATGGTGTCGCAAGGTTTGACTTCGAGTATCTATGTGGTCGCCCA GTCGGAGCGGCAGATTATATAGCAATAGCTAGGAACTATCATACAATTTTCATATCAGAAATTCCAGCTATGAGTATGAAGATCCGTGACAAG GCAAGAAGGTTTATCACTCTCATCGATGAGTTGTACAATCATCACTGCCGCCTTATATGCCTAGCTGCCTCATCCATTGATGATCTTTTCCAAGGAACTGAGGAAGGACCCCTTTTTTATTTAGAGAG TTTTCAGTTTGAAACCGAGTCTGAAGGGACAAAGCTAAGGAGGGATGTTTTAGCGGAAGGCAATGTTGGCTTAGGACCGTCTACGACCGGCCTTGTGGCAATATTGTCTGGTCAAGAAGAGATGTTTGCGTTCCGCAGGGCG
- the LOC136516214 gene encoding uncharacterized protein isoform X4, which translates to MTASPAYPSRPPPSSVRRRAPCPPRASSVPVASTARRETAPPRSTAANLCRNLVSQGKLTHDSYQENVASELDNLLSRLQQYEMEMEDYHNKLYIWENSREKERRRLLVEEAEDKQRDGVWIDEKRGFLDKLVMRRRRGNIEPGVGKWVSYLNREKKLDTLVGQRPVAPVAPKGLYLYGNVGSGKTMLMDMFYGATEGVIKHRRRFHFHEVDAVSTVFVSCCGSISGHTHICLNSFTQAMLEIRDHMHDVWKRRDDDKSIHSSAFSWISSLPFDSKIKEWLIGEEKYKQQMQQKHILLAVADKFLVDRQANKTGASILCFDEIQTIDVFAVVALSGILSTLLSTGTVLVATSNKAPEDLNQDGMQRDIFLEFLSKLDENCSKILVGTEKDYRRLIPTEGSTEVHYFWPVTSDARSMYEAMWHDITNQSGGNIISVTIPVMFGRSIEIPQSCNGVARFDFEYLCGRPVGAADYIAIARNYHTIFISEIPAMSMKIRDKARRFITLIDELYNHHCRLICLAASSIDDLFQGTEEGPLFYLESFQFETESEGTKLRRDVLAEGNVGLGPSTTGLVAILSGQEEMFAFRRALQYR; encoded by the exons ATGACCGCGTCTCCCGCCTATCCCTCGCGTCCGCCGCCCTCCTCGGTGCGGCGCCGCGCGCCTTGCCCTCCGCGGGCCTCTTCCGTGCCCGTGGCCTCCACGGCGCGGCGGGAGACGGCGCCTCCTCGGAGCACGGCCGCAAACCTCTGCAG GAATCTAGTAAGCCAAGGGAAGCTCACGCATGATAGTTACCAGGAAAATGTAGCTTCTGAGTTAGACAACTTACTGAGTAGGCTTCAACAGTACGAGATGGAAATGGAGGATTATCAT AACAAGCTGTACATCTGGGAGAATAGCAGGGAGAAAGAGCGGCGAAGGCTTCTTGTCGAAGAAGCTGAAGATAAGCAGCGTGATGGTGTATGGATAGACGAGAAAAGGGGATTTCTTGACAAGTTGGTTATGCG gagaagaagaggaaacaTAGAACCTGGAGTTGGTAAGTGGGTCTCATACCTGAACCGAGAGAAGAAACTAGATACATTGGTAGGCCAGAGACCAGTCGCTCCTGTTGCTCCTAAAGGATTGTATCTCTATGGAAATGTTGGAAGTG GGAAGACAATGTTGATGGACATGTTCTATGGGGCCACTGAAGGTGTCATCAAACACAGGAGGAGGTTTCACTTTCATGAG GTTGATGCTGTCTCGACTGTATTTGTTAGCTGTTGTGGTAGCATATCTGGGCACACGCACATCTGTCTGAACTCATTTACACAG GCCATGCTTGAAATACGCGATCATATGCATGACGTATGGAAGAGACGTGATGATGACAAATCTATTCACTCAAGTGCTTTCAGTTGGATATCAAGCCTTCCCTTTGATTCGAAAATTAAGGAGTGGTTGATTGGCGAAGAGAAGTACAAACAACAGATGCAGCAAAAGCACATCCTTTTGGCAGTTGCTGACAAGTTTTTGGTTGATAGACAGGCAAATAAAACTGGAGCAAGCATTCTATGCTTTGATGAGATACAG ACTATTGATGTTTTTGCAGTTGTAGCACTTTCTGGCATTCTAAGCACATTGTTAAGCACAGGGACAGTACTTGTAGCAACCAGTAATAAAGCACCTGAAGATCTGAATCAG GATGGGATGCAAAGGGACATCTTCCTTGAGTTTTTATCAAAATTGGATGAAAACTGCAGTAAGATTCTTGTGGGTACTGAAAAGGATTATCGCCGCCTAATTCCGACAGAAGGCTCAACTGAG GTTCACTATTTTTGGCCTGTCACTTCTGACGCCCGCAGCATGTACGAGGCTATGTGGCATGACATAACTAACCAATCAGGAGGAAATATTATTTCTGTCACCATTCCTGTAATGTTTGGGAG GTCTATTGAGATTCCACAAAGCTGTAATGGTGTCGCAAGGTTTGACTTCGAGTATCTATGTGGTCGCCCA GTCGGAGCGGCAGATTATATAGCAATAGCTAGGAACTATCATACAATTTTCATATCAGAAATTCCAGCTATGAGTATGAAGATCCGTGACAAG GCAAGAAGGTTTATCACTCTCATCGATGAGTTGTACAATCATCACTGCCGCCTTATATGCCTAGCTGCCTCATCCATTGATGATCTTTTCCAAGGAACTGAGGAAGGACCCCTTTTTTATTTAGAGAG TTTTCAGTTTGAAACCGAGTCTGAAGGGACAAAGCTAAGGAGGGATGTTTTAGCGGAAGGCAATGTTGGCTTAGGACCGTCTACGACCGGCCTTGTGGCAATATTGTCTGGTCAAGAAGAGATGTTTGCGTTCCGCAGGGCG
- the LOC136516214 gene encoding uncharacterized protein isoform X1 has product MTASPAYPSRPPPSSVRRRAPCPPRASSVPVASTARRETAPPRSTAANLCRNLVSQGKLTHDSYQENVASELDNLLSRLQQYEMEMEDYHNKLYIWENSREKERRRLLVEEAEDKQRDGVWIDEKRGFLDKLVMRRRRGNIEPGVGKWVSYLNREKKLDTLVGQRPVAPVAPKGLYLYGNVGSGKTMLMDMFYGATEGVIKHRRRFHFHEAMLEIRDHMHDVWKRRDDDKSIHSSAFSWISSLPFDSKIKEWLIGEEKYKQQMQQKHILLAVADKFLVDRQANKTGASILCFDEIQTIDVFAVVALSGILSTLLSTGTVLVATSNKAPEDLNQDGMQRDIFLEFLSKLDENCSKILVGTEKDYRRLIPTEGSTEVHYFWPVTSDARSMYEAMWHDITNQSGGNIISVTIPVMFGRSIEIPQSCNGVARFDFEYLCGRPVGAADYIAIARNYHTIFISEIPAMSMKIRDKARRFITLIDELYNHHCRLICLAASSIDDLFQGTEEGPLFYLESFQFETESEGTKLRRDVLAEGNVGLGPSTTGLVAILSGQEEMFAFRRAKCRLRCIWSVCKMYIPHSDCSVLLVLQAIGLQFLSLLRRFDSLAIPLLYFKFRVRRQ; this is encoded by the exons ATGACCGCGTCTCCCGCCTATCCCTCGCGTCCGCCGCCCTCCTCGGTGCGGCGCCGCGCGCCTTGCCCTCCGCGGGCCTCTTCCGTGCCCGTGGCCTCCACGGCGCGGCGGGAGACGGCGCCTCCTCGGAGCACGGCCGCAAACCTCTGCAG GAATCTAGTAAGCCAAGGGAAGCTCACGCATGATAGTTACCAGGAAAATGTAGCTTCTGAGTTAGACAACTTACTGAGTAGGCTTCAACAGTACGAGATGGAAATGGAGGATTATCAT AACAAGCTGTACATCTGGGAGAATAGCAGGGAGAAAGAGCGGCGAAGGCTTCTTGTCGAAGAAGCTGAAGATAAGCAGCGTGATGGTGTATGGATAGACGAGAAAAGGGGATTTCTTGACAAGTTGGTTATGCG gagaagaagaggaaacaTAGAACCTGGAGTTGGTAAGTGGGTCTCATACCTGAACCGAGAGAAGAAACTAGATACATTGGTAGGCCAGAGACCAGTCGCTCCTGTTGCTCCTAAAGGATTGTATCTCTATGGAAATGTTGGAAGTG GGAAGACAATGTTGATGGACATGTTCTATGGGGCCACTGAAGGTGTCATCAAACACAGGAGGAGGTTTCACTTTCATGAG GCCATGCTTGAAATACGCGATCATATGCATGACGTATGGAAGAGACGTGATGATGACAAATCTATTCACTCAAGTGCTTTCAGTTGGATATCAAGCCTTCCCTTTGATTCGAAAATTAAGGAGTGGTTGATTGGCGAAGAGAAGTACAAACAACAGATGCAGCAAAAGCACATCCTTTTGGCAGTTGCTGACAAGTTTTTGGTTGATAGACAGGCAAATAAAACTGGAGCAAGCATTCTATGCTTTGATGAGATACAG ACTATTGATGTTTTTGCAGTTGTAGCACTTTCTGGCATTCTAAGCACATTGTTAAGCACAGGGACAGTACTTGTAGCAACCAGTAATAAAGCACCTGAAGATCTGAATCAG GATGGGATGCAAAGGGACATCTTCCTTGAGTTTTTATCAAAATTGGATGAAAACTGCAGTAAGATTCTTGTGGGTACTGAAAAGGATTATCGCCGCCTAATTCCGACAGAAGGCTCAACTGAG GTTCACTATTTTTGGCCTGTCACTTCTGACGCCCGCAGCATGTACGAGGCTATGTGGCATGACATAACTAACCAATCAGGAGGAAATATTATTTCTGTCACCATTCCTGTAATGTTTGGGAG GTCTATTGAGATTCCACAAAGCTGTAATGGTGTCGCAAGGTTTGACTTCGAGTATCTATGTGGTCGCCCA GTCGGAGCGGCAGATTATATAGCAATAGCTAGGAACTATCATACAATTTTCATATCAGAAATTCCAGCTATGAGTATGAAGATCCGTGACAAG GCAAGAAGGTTTATCACTCTCATCGATGAGTTGTACAATCATCACTGCCGCCTTATATGCCTAGCTGCCTCATCCATTGATGATCTTTTCCAAGGAACTGAGGAAGGACCCCTTTTTTATTTAGAGAG TTTTCAGTTTGAAACCGAGTCTGAAGGGACAAAGCTAAGGAGGGATGTTTTAGCGGAAGGCAATGTTGGCTTAGGACCGTCTACGACCGGCCTTGTGGCAATATTGTCTGGTCAAGAAGAGATGTTTGCGTTCCGCAGGGCG AAATGCAGACTCCGCTGTATCTGGAGCGTGTGCAAGATGTACATCCCTCATTCCGACTGCAGTGTCCTCCTGGTCTTGCAAGCAATAGGCCTGCAGTTCCTCAGCCTGCTCCGGCGGTTTGACAGCCTCGCTATACCATTGCTTTATTTCAAATTCCGTGTGAGAAGGCAATAA
- the LOC136516214 gene encoding uncharacterized protein isoform X5 → MTASPAYPSRPPPSSVRRRAPCPPRASSVPVASTARRETAPPRSTAANLCRNLVSQGKLTHDSYQENVASELDNLLSRLQQYEMEMEDYHNKLYIWENSREKERRRLLVEEAEDKQRDGVWIDEKRGFLDKLVMRRRRGNIEPGVGKWVSYLNREKKLDTLVGQRPVAPVAPKGLYLYGNVGSGKTMLMDMFYGATEGVIKHRRRFHFHEVDAVSTVFVSCCGSISGHTHICLNSFTQAMLEIRDHMHDVWKRRDDDKSIHSSAFSWISSLPFDSKIKEWLIGEEKYKQQMQQKHILLAVADKFLVDRQANKTGASILCFDEIQTIDVFAVVALSGILSTLLSTGTVLVATSNKAPEDLNQDGMQRDIFLEFLSKLDENCSKILVGTEKDYRRLIPTEGSTEVHYFWPVTSDARSMYEAMWHDITNQSGGNIISVTIPVMFGRSIEIPQSCNGVARFDFEYLCGRPVGAADYIAIARNYHTIFISEIPAMSMKIRDKARRFITLIDELYNHHCRLICLAASSIDDLFQGTEEGPLFYLESKGRRPAIH, encoded by the exons ATGACCGCGTCTCCCGCCTATCCCTCGCGTCCGCCGCCCTCCTCGGTGCGGCGCCGCGCGCCTTGCCCTCCGCGGGCCTCTTCCGTGCCCGTGGCCTCCACGGCGCGGCGGGAGACGGCGCCTCCTCGGAGCACGGCCGCAAACCTCTGCAG GAATCTAGTAAGCCAAGGGAAGCTCACGCATGATAGTTACCAGGAAAATGTAGCTTCTGAGTTAGACAACTTACTGAGTAGGCTTCAACAGTACGAGATGGAAATGGAGGATTATCAT AACAAGCTGTACATCTGGGAGAATAGCAGGGAGAAAGAGCGGCGAAGGCTTCTTGTCGAAGAAGCTGAAGATAAGCAGCGTGATGGTGTATGGATAGACGAGAAAAGGGGATTTCTTGACAAGTTGGTTATGCG gagaagaagaggaaacaTAGAACCTGGAGTTGGTAAGTGGGTCTCATACCTGAACCGAGAGAAGAAACTAGATACATTGGTAGGCCAGAGACCAGTCGCTCCTGTTGCTCCTAAAGGATTGTATCTCTATGGAAATGTTGGAAGTG GGAAGACAATGTTGATGGACATGTTCTATGGGGCCACTGAAGGTGTCATCAAACACAGGAGGAGGTTTCACTTTCATGAG GTTGATGCTGTCTCGACTGTATTTGTTAGCTGTTGTGGTAGCATATCTGGGCACACGCACATCTGTCTGAACTCATTTACACAG GCCATGCTTGAAATACGCGATCATATGCATGACGTATGGAAGAGACGTGATGATGACAAATCTATTCACTCAAGTGCTTTCAGTTGGATATCAAGCCTTCCCTTTGATTCGAAAATTAAGGAGTGGTTGATTGGCGAAGAGAAGTACAAACAACAGATGCAGCAAAAGCACATCCTTTTGGCAGTTGCTGACAAGTTTTTGGTTGATAGACAGGCAAATAAAACTGGAGCAAGCATTCTATGCTTTGATGAGATACAG ACTATTGATGTTTTTGCAGTTGTAGCACTTTCTGGCATTCTAAGCACATTGTTAAGCACAGGGACAGTACTTGTAGCAACCAGTAATAAAGCACCTGAAGATCTGAATCAG GATGGGATGCAAAGGGACATCTTCCTTGAGTTTTTATCAAAATTGGATGAAAACTGCAGTAAGATTCTTGTGGGTACTGAAAAGGATTATCGCCGCCTAATTCCGACAGAAGGCTCAACTGAG GTTCACTATTTTTGGCCTGTCACTTCTGACGCCCGCAGCATGTACGAGGCTATGTGGCATGACATAACTAACCAATCAGGAGGAAATATTATTTCTGTCACCATTCCTGTAATGTTTGGGAG GTCTATTGAGATTCCACAAAGCTGTAATGGTGTCGCAAGGTTTGACTTCGAGTATCTATGTGGTCGCCCA GTCGGAGCGGCAGATTATATAGCAATAGCTAGGAACTATCATACAATTTTCATATCAGAAATTCCAGCTATGAGTATGAAGATCCGTGACAAG GCAAGAAGGTTTATCACTCTCATCGATGAGTTGTACAATCATCACTGCCGCCTTATATGCCTAGCTGCCTCATCCATTGATGATCTTTTCCAAGGAACTGAGGAAGGACCCCTTTTTTATTTAGAGAG CAAAGGCAGAAGACCTGCTATCCATTAA
- the LOC136516214 gene encoding uncharacterized protein isoform X2: MTASPAYPSRPPPSSVRRRAPCPPRASSVPVASTARRETAPPRSTAANLCRNLVSQGKLTHDSYQENVASELDNLLSRLQQYEMEMEDYHNKLYIWENSREKERRRLLVEEAEDKQRDGVWIDEKRGFLDKLVMRRRRGNIEPGVGKWVSYLNREKKLDTLVGQRPVAPVAPKGLYLYGNVGSGKTMLMDMFYGATEGVIKHRRRFHFHEVDAVSTVFVSCCGSISGHTHICLNSFTQAMLEIRDHMHDVWKRRDDDKSIHSSAFSWISSLPFDSKIKEWLIGEEKYKQQMQQKHILLAVADKFLVDRQANKTGASILCFDEIQTIDVFAVVALSGILSTLLSTGTVLVATSNKAPEDLNQDGMQRDIFLEFLSKLDENCSKILVGTEKDYRRLIPTEGSTEVHYFWPVTSDARSMYEAMWHDITNQSGGNIISVTIPVMFGRSIEIPQSCNGVARFDFEYLCGRPVGAADYIAIARNYHTIFISEIPAMSMKIRDKARRFITLIDELYNHHCRLICLAASSIDDLFQGTEEGPLFYLESFQFETESEGTKLRRDVLAEGNVGLGPSTTGLVAILSGQEEMFAFRRAYPNTPCDTSCNIRAGLGTMSGRRKS, from the exons ATGACCGCGTCTCCCGCCTATCCCTCGCGTCCGCCGCCCTCCTCGGTGCGGCGCCGCGCGCCTTGCCCTCCGCGGGCCTCTTCCGTGCCCGTGGCCTCCACGGCGCGGCGGGAGACGGCGCCTCCTCGGAGCACGGCCGCAAACCTCTGCAG GAATCTAGTAAGCCAAGGGAAGCTCACGCATGATAGTTACCAGGAAAATGTAGCTTCTGAGTTAGACAACTTACTGAGTAGGCTTCAACAGTACGAGATGGAAATGGAGGATTATCAT AACAAGCTGTACATCTGGGAGAATAGCAGGGAGAAAGAGCGGCGAAGGCTTCTTGTCGAAGAAGCTGAAGATAAGCAGCGTGATGGTGTATGGATAGACGAGAAAAGGGGATTTCTTGACAAGTTGGTTATGCG gagaagaagaggaaacaTAGAACCTGGAGTTGGTAAGTGGGTCTCATACCTGAACCGAGAGAAGAAACTAGATACATTGGTAGGCCAGAGACCAGTCGCTCCTGTTGCTCCTAAAGGATTGTATCTCTATGGAAATGTTGGAAGTG GGAAGACAATGTTGATGGACATGTTCTATGGGGCCACTGAAGGTGTCATCAAACACAGGAGGAGGTTTCACTTTCATGAG GTTGATGCTGTCTCGACTGTATTTGTTAGCTGTTGTGGTAGCATATCTGGGCACACGCACATCTGTCTGAACTCATTTACACAG GCCATGCTTGAAATACGCGATCATATGCATGACGTATGGAAGAGACGTGATGATGACAAATCTATTCACTCAAGTGCTTTCAGTTGGATATCAAGCCTTCCCTTTGATTCGAAAATTAAGGAGTGGTTGATTGGCGAAGAGAAGTACAAACAACAGATGCAGCAAAAGCACATCCTTTTGGCAGTTGCTGACAAGTTTTTGGTTGATAGACAGGCAAATAAAACTGGAGCAAGCATTCTATGCTTTGATGAGATACAG ACTATTGATGTTTTTGCAGTTGTAGCACTTTCTGGCATTCTAAGCACATTGTTAAGCACAGGGACAGTACTTGTAGCAACCAGTAATAAAGCACCTGAAGATCTGAATCAG GATGGGATGCAAAGGGACATCTTCCTTGAGTTTTTATCAAAATTGGATGAAAACTGCAGTAAGATTCTTGTGGGTACTGAAAAGGATTATCGCCGCCTAATTCCGACAGAAGGCTCAACTGAG GTTCACTATTTTTGGCCTGTCACTTCTGACGCCCGCAGCATGTACGAGGCTATGTGGCATGACATAACTAACCAATCAGGAGGAAATATTATTTCTGTCACCATTCCTGTAATGTTTGGGAG GTCTATTGAGATTCCACAAAGCTGTAATGGTGTCGCAAGGTTTGACTTCGAGTATCTATGTGGTCGCCCA GTCGGAGCGGCAGATTATATAGCAATAGCTAGGAACTATCATACAATTTTCATATCAGAAATTCCAGCTATGAGTATGAAGATCCGTGACAAG GCAAGAAGGTTTATCACTCTCATCGATGAGTTGTACAATCATCACTGCCGCCTTATATGCCTAGCTGCCTCATCCATTGATGATCTTTTCCAAGGAACTGAGGAAGGACCCCTTTTTTATTTAGAGAG TTTTCAGTTTGAAACCGAGTCTGAAGGGACAAAGCTAAGGAGGGATGTTTTAGCGGAAGGCAATGTTGGCTTAGGACCGTCTACGACCGGCCTTGTGGCAATATTGTCTGGTCAAGAAGAGATGTTTGCGTTCCGCAGGGCG